The following is a genomic window from Hugenholtzia roseola DSM 9546.
TCTTCAAGATGCTTTTCTCCAAAGTCGTGCCTCTGACGATAGAATCGTCGATGACCACCAACGTATCCACGCCTTTTCGTACAATTTCATAAGTAGTGTCATAGACGTGCGCCACTAAATCGTCGCGCTGCTGGTCTTCGGTGATAAAAGTGCGCATCTTGGTATCTTTCAGCACCAACTTTTCTACACGCGGACGAAAACTTAAAATCTTGCGAATTTGCTCTTCCGAAAGTTCGGTTTCTTTGAGCGTTTGGGTGCGCTTTTCTATCAAAAAAGCCTCCATGCCTTTTACCAAACCCAAAAAAGAAGTTTCGGCAGTATTAGGAATATAAGAAAAAATTGTATTTTCTAAATCGTATTCTATCGCTTCCAAGACCTGCGGACAAAGCAAACGCCCTAAGTTTTTGCGCTCATTGTAAATTTCGGGGTCTGTACCACGCGAAAAATAGATGCGCTCGAAGCTACACGATTTTTTTGGCATCGGCGGCGCAAAAGGAACTTCCGTAACGCTGCCGTCGGATAAGACCAAGAGCGCGTTGCCACCTCCCAACTCGCGAATGTCGGTATATTCCACATTGAAAGTCGTCTTGATGGCAGGTTTTTCAGAGGCAACCACTACCACTTCCTCGTCGGCGTAGTAGTAGGCAGGGCGGATACAAGAGGGGTCGCGCACTACAAAGGCATCGCCGTTGCCTGTCATGCCGACCATAGCATAACCTCCGTCGAAATCGCGGCAGGCTCTTTCTAATAATCCCTGCCAATCAATTTCTTTCTCTATCTTTTCTATAATTTCTTGTTTGGAAACATCGGGAAAGGCGTTTTTGTATTGGGTTATCAAACGCTCATTTTCTAAGTCTAAAAAGTGTCCGATTTTTTCCATGACCGTAATGGTGTCGCCTTTTTCCCAAGGGTATTGCCCTAATTCTACTAATCGCCCAAAAAGTTCCTGTGCATTGGTCAGATTGAAATTGCCTGCC
Proteins encoded in this region:
- a CDS encoding amidophosphoribosyltransferase codes for the protein MSDAIKHECGIAFIRLRKPLGYFIEKYGTPAYGINKMFLLMEKQHNRGQDGAGLASIKLGLGQGLNYIDRLRSINDQPITHIFKKVGEKFNAAQKAGGDRYLSQKWVKENVPFAGELLLGHLRYATFGKSDISACHPFLRSSNWRSRNLLMAGNFNLTNAQELFGRLVELGQYPWEKGDTITVMEKIGHFLDLENERLITQYKNAFPDVSKQEIIEKIEKEIDWQGLLERACRDFDGGYAMVGMTGNGDAFVVRDPSCIRPAYYYADEEVVVVASEKPAIKTTFNVEYTDIRELGGGNALLVLSDGSVTEVPFAPPMPKKSCSFERIYFSRGTDPEIYNERKNLGRLLCPQVLEAIEYDLENTIFSYIPNTAETSFLGLVKGMEAFLIEKRTQTLKETELSEEQIRKILSFRPRVEKLVLKDTKMRTFITEDQQRDDLVAHVYDTTYEIVRKGVDTLVVIDDSIVRGTTLEKSILKMLDRLSPKRIVIVSSAPQIRFPDCYGIDMSLQEEFIVFRALLELLRETHQLYKLEEVYEKCQASMELPIEQVENHVKELYQLFDYEQISDKIAQMISKNIKAEVKIIYQTVENLHKACPNHTGDWYFTGDYPTAGGHRVANRAFMNFMEGKKERAY